CAGCGGCTGACGGCGATACGGAGGCTTCGTCCAAAGAATGTACATTAAGGCGATCGTTCTCGACGATTTCAAGAGCTTCGGGCGAAAGACGAAGATCCCGTTCTACGAGGACTTCACCGTCGTGACGGGCCCGAACGGGTCCGGCAAGTCGAACATCATCGACGCCGTCCTCTTCGCGCTCGGCCTGGCACGGACCCGCGGAATCCGCGCCGAGAAACTGACCGATCTCATCTATAACCCCGGCCACGAGGGCGACGACACCTCGAGCGGCCCCCGCGAGGCGACCGTCGAGGTGATCCTCGACAACTCCGAGGGCACGCTCGAGCGATCGCAGGTCGTCAACGCCGCGGGCAGCGAGGACGTCGGCGACGTCGACGAGATCCGCATCCGTCGCCGCGTCAAGGAGACCGAGGACAACTACTACTCCTACTACTATCTGAACGACCGCTCGGTCAACCTCTCGGACATTCAGGACCTGCTCGCGCAGGCGGGCATCACACCCGAGGGGTACAACGTCGTCATGCAGGGCGACGTCACCGAGATCATCAACATGACGCCCCACGCCCGCCGGGAGATCATCGACGAGATCGCGGGCGTCGCGGAGTTCGACGCGAAGAAGGAGGACGCCTTCGGCGAACTCGAGACGGTCCAGGAACGGATCGACGAGGCCGAACTCCGCATCGAGGAGAAACGCGACCGGCTCGACCAGCTTGCCGACGAGCGGCGGGAGGCCATGCGCTACCGCCGGCTCCGCCGCGAGAAGGAGGAGTACGAAGGCTACAAGAAAGCCAGCGAGCTCGAGGAGAAACGCGCCGAACTCGAGTCCGTCGAGACCGAGGTCGACGACCTCAACGACGAACTCGCGGATCTCCGGCGCGAACTCGACGAACGCGAGGGGAAAGTCGTCCGCCTGCAGGAGGACCTCGAGGATCTCAACGCCGAGATCGAGCGCAAGGGCGAGGACGAACAGCTCCGGATCAAAAGCGAGATCGAGGAGATCAAAGGCGATATCTCGCGGCTCGAGGACAAGATCGAGGCCAGCGAGGACCAGATCGAGGACGCCGAGTCCGAGCGCCGCGAGGCGTTCGTCCAGATCGACCGCAAACAGGAGACGATCGACGACCTCGCGGACGAAATGCGCGAGCACAAACTCGAGAAGGCCTCGATCAAGAGCGAGATTCAGGAACGCGAGGCCGAACGCGACGAGCTCGAGGCCGAAATCGAGGCCGTCGACACCGAGTTCGACGAGCTCAAGGCCGACCTCGCGGAGCGCAAGGAGGAGTTAGAGGAGGCCAAGACCGAGCGCAACGACCTCCAGCGCGAGCAGGATCGCCTGCTCGACGAGGCTCGCCGACGCTCGAACGCCATCGAGGAGAAGGAGTCGACGATCGAGGAGAGACGCGAGAAAATCCCCGAGATCGAGAGCCAGCGAAGCGATCTCGAGCGGGAACTCGAGAAAGCGGAACGGAACCGCGAGAACATCGCCGAGGTCGTCGACGACCTGAAAAGCGAGAAGCGCCGGCTCCAGTCGGATATCGACGAGTTGGACGACGACATTCAGGCGAAACAGCAGGAGTACGCGGAACTCGAGGCCAACGCGGGCGAGAGCGGCGACTCCTCGTTCGGTCGCGCGGTGACGACGATCCTCAACTCGGGGATCGACGGCGTCCACGGCGCGGTCGCGCAGTTGGGGACCGTCGCCGGCGAGTACGCGGTCGCCTGCGAAACCGCCGCGGGCGGCCGGCTGGCGAACGTCGTCGTCGACGACGACGTCATCGGCCAGCAGTGTATCGAGCACCTCAAGTCCCGTAACGCGGGTCGGGCGACCTTCCTGCCGATGACGGACATGAGCCAGCGCCGGCTCCCGTCGGCCCCCAGCGATCCGGGCGTCGTCGACTTCGCGTACAACCTCGTCGACTTCGACGACCAGTACGAGGGGATCTTCTCGTACGTCCTCGGCGACACGCTGGTCGTCGAGGACATCGAGACCGCCCGCTCGTACATGGGCGACTACCGGATGGTCACCCTCGACGGCGACCTGGTCGAGAAGAGCGGCGCGATGACCGGCGGGTCGGGCGGCGGCTCGCGCTACTCCTTCACCGGCGGCGGCGAGGGGCAACTCGAGCGCGTCGCCAAACAGATCACGGAGTTCCAAGAGGAACGCGAGGCGCTTCGTGAGGACCTCCGCGGCGTCGAGGAGCGCCTCGACGACGCCCGCGATCGCAAGAGCGACGCGGCCGACGAGGTCCGCTCGATCGAGTCCGAACTCGAGGGGCTCGACGACGACCGCGAGTCGATCGAGGCGGAGATCGAGCGTCTCGAGGACGATCTCGAGGACCTCCGCGAGGAACGGGAATCCGTCGACGAGCGGATGAACGAGATCTCCGCGGAGATCGACGCCAAGACCGCAACGGTCGAGAAACTCGAGGCCGAGATCGACGACCTCGAGACCGAACTCGCGGACTCGAAGATCCCCGAGCTGACCGACCAGATCGAGGAACTCGAGGCCGAAATCGACGAGCGCGAGGATCGGATTCAGGAACTCGACAACGAACTCAACGAGTTGAGCCTCGAGAAGGAGTACGCCGAGGACGCCATCGAGGACCTCCACGACGACATCGAGGCGGCCCAGAACCGCAAAGCGGAGCACGAGGATCGGATCGAGGAGTACGAAGCGGAGATCGAGACGAAACGCGAGGGGCTCGAGGAGAAACGCGAGGCCGTCGCGGAACTCGAGGAAGAGCTCACCGAACTGAAAGGCGAGCGTAGCGATCTGAAGGAGGAACTCTCCGAGGCCCGGACGGAGCGCGACAAACAACAGGATCGGGTCAACACCGTCGAAAGCAAGCTCGAGGATGCACGGGAACGCGCGAGCAGCCTCGAGTGGGAGATCGAGTCGCTGGAGTCCGAAGTCGGCAACTACGATCCCGAGGACGTGCCCGACCACGAGACGGTCCTCGAGATGATCGACATCCTCCAGTCGGACATGGAGGCGATGGAGCCGGTGAACATGCTCGCGATCGACGAGTACGACGAGGTCCGCAGCGACCTCGACGACCTCGAGGAGGGGAAGGCGACCCTCGTCGAGGAAGCCGACGGGATCCGCGACCGGATCGAGCAGTACGAGACCCAGAAGAAGCAGACGTTCATGGACGCCTACGATGCGATCGCCACCCACTTCACCGAGATCTTCGAGAAACTCTCGGAGGGGACCGGGTCGCTGCACCTCGAGGACGAGGAGGATCCGTTCGACGGCGGGCTGACGATGAAGGCCCAGCCGGGCGACAAGCCGATTCAGCGCCTCGACGCGATGTCGGGCGGCGAGAAGTCACTGACCGCACTGGCATTCATTTTCGCGATTCAGCGGCACAATCCGGCCCCGTTCTACGCGCTCGACGAGATCGACGCCTTTCTCGACGCCGTCAACGCCGAGCGGGTCGGCGAGATGGTCGAGGAACTCGCGGGCGACGCCCAGTTCGTCGTCGTCTCCCACCGCTCGGCCATGCTCGATCGCTCCGAACGGGCGATCGGCGTGACGATGCAACAGGACAACGTGAGTGCGGTGACCGGGATCGACCTGAGTAGTGGAGAGGTTCCTGCTGATGACTAGCGAGGAGCCTGAGGAGCCGGAGGCGACGCAAGGCTCCTCGGAAACGCGAACGGGGAACGAAGTGACCCGTGAGCGGCGGGAGTCGCGAAGCGACTCCACAAAGCCGAGCGGGGAGCGAAGCGACCCGCGAGCCCCCGAGCGGACCCTCCGAACCGACGGCGGTGACGAGATTCCGCTGAACATCGCCGGCCACGAGGACCGCGAGCGGCCGGGCGACTCGAGCCCGGACGCCGAATCGAACGACGGCGACGATAGGGATCGCGAACTCGGGGACGAGTCCGGTGAATCGGTCCTCGAGTTCACGGACGTCGAGACGGCCGATGGTGACGATTCCGACGAGGACGAGGAGGAAGTCGAACCGGTCGAGCTGCTCGTTCAGCTCGCGAAAGACGGCGAGATCGACCCGTGGGACATCGACATCGTCGCGGTGACCGACAAATTCCTCGACGCGCTGGACGATGTCGACCTGCGGACCTCCGGACGGGCGCTGTTCTACGCGAGCGTTCTCCTGCGGATGAAAAGCGACGAGCTGTTCGCGGTCGACGAGCCCGAGGAGGAGGACCTCCCGCCGTGGGAAGCGCCCTTCGCCGACGACGGGGCGATGGACGCGGACGGCGACGACGAGCGGGAGTACCCGCCGGGGTTCGATCCCGTCGAGAATCTCGAGGCGGAGATGGAGCGCCGCCTCGAGCGGAAACACGCCCGGGGGAAGCCGGAGACGCTGGACGAACTCGTTCGCGAGCTTCGGACCGCCGAGCGCGACAGCTGGTGGAAGGAGTCGCGCAGTTACGACACGAGCGACTCGCCGAAGGGGTACGACCGCGGCGTTCAGGAGCTGAACTACCACTCCGGCGACGACTTCCGGGTCGACGACGAGCCGACCAGCGACGACGTCACCCACACGACTCACGAGGAAGACATCGAGGCGGTCATCGAGGACGTGGAAGGCGAACTCGAACACCAGTACGAGAAGGGGCGCGACGAGGTGCTGTACGCCGAGATCGACGAGGTCGGCGGGTCACGCGTGATGACGTATCTCGCATTGCTCTTTCTGGCCCATCGGGGCCGAGTGACCCTCGAACAGGACGAACTGTTCGGCGACCTCTGGGTCAGAGACGCGACGGTGGAGTCGGAGGCGAGCGAAGCGATCGCCGGTTGAGGATTCCAAACCAGCGTCGATATCCTGACCCGGGACGGGTCGATCGCTCGAGGCGGGCACTATCGTCGACGGCTGCTGTCCGGTAGTCCGTGCCCGAGAGCGGGCCGGGTGGCATCGACTCGAGCGCCCACAAGCATTTAGCCCGCACCGGCGAAACGTCGGGTCGATGACGAGGCCGGACGATGTCCTCTTTCGGAGCCGGGTCGAGACGTTCGCGGTGATCCGCAAGCTCGTCCCGATCGCCCTGCTGGTGGCGGCGTTAGTCGGGCCGATAGTCGTCGTCGACCCGGCGATCGGGATGTGGCTCTCGGCGCTGTCTTTCCTGGTCGTGCTGGTCGGGCTCCATCTCGTGAGTCGGCTGCCGCTGTATCCGGCCCACACGTTCGGGATCGAGTATCGGTTCGAGGACGAGCGATTCGAGACCGACCGCCGCTGCGTTCGCTGTGACGAACGGACGGACTCGGGGACCCATCGCCGCTACGCCAGACAGATCGTGGTCCTCGGCGTGCCGTTGCACACCCTCGAGTGGGGAGAGAACGATTTCTGCGGCGACTGTGTCGCCCACGCGGACCGCGTCGACTCGAGTCCGAACGCCGAGCGAACGGCGGACCCGGACCCGACGCCGAGCGGGCCGGCGACAGCGGAACCGAACCGGCACCGAGATCGCGATCGAAATCAACACTCGCACGAGGAGACCGAATCGTCCGCAACTGTCACGACCCACGTCGACGACGAGATCCCCCGCCTCGAGCGGGCCCGTCGAATCGACCCGAGTGACGAAGAGACCGCGCTGGAACTCAGACGCGCGTTCGAGTGATCAGTCCAGATACTCACCGGCGAGCAGGTCGACGCGCTCGAGCGTTTCCTCGGGGATCGCCTCCTGTGGGGTATTGATCGTCCCCTCGAGCGCGCTCCAGGCGTCGCTCTCGAAGTCGTCGGGCATCGTTCGGATGGCGCGTTCGACGACCGCGTTGATCGCGTCCTGGTTGGCCGCGGCGTTCTCGAGGACCTCGTCCAGCGTGACTTCGTTGTCGTCCTTCCAGACGTCGTAGTCGGTGACGCCGGCGACGGTGGCGTAGCTCAGCTCGGCTTCGCGGGCGAGTTTCGCCTCCGGAATGGCGGTCATGCCGACGATGTCCCAGCCCTGATCGCGGTAGAACTCGCTCTCGGCTCGCGTGGAGTACTGCGGACCCTCGATGCAGACGTAGGTGCCGTCCTCCTGCGTTTTCGTCCCGTCGTCCGTCGCCTCCTCTGCCGCCGTCGCGAGATGAGAAACCATCTCGGGACAGTAGGGATCGGCGAAGCCCATGTGGACGACCATGCCGTCGCCGAAGAAGGTCGGCGTGCGGTGTTTGGTCCGGTCGAAGATCTGGTCGGGGACGACCAGCGTCCGCGGCGGCAGGTCCTCGCGCAGGCTCCCGACCGCGTTCGTGGCGATCACCCGGTCGACGCCGACCGACTTGAGCGCGTAGATGTTGGCCCGATACGCCGCGTCGGTCGGCGGATGCTGGTGGTCCGACCCGTGACGCGGGAGAAAGGCGACCTCCCGCCCGCCGAGTTCGCCGAGGGTAACCGCCTCGCTCGGCTCGCCGTACGGTGTCAAAATCTCCTCTTTGCGCGTGTTCTCGAGTGGCAGTGCCTCGTAGATACCGCTACCGCCGATAACGCCGATGGTCATGGAAGCACTTCGGCGCACCAGTACCGTAAACGGACTGGTTCCCGTTCTCGAGACCGATTCGAAATCGCCGCCGTCAGCTCTGGTGGGCAGTGGTTGTCGATATCACACTTCACGAGAACCCAAATAGAGTCGCCAACACTGGTCGAATATGTCGTTCGACGAGGAATCGACGGGCGGGCTCACTGACGGCCCCCTCGTTCGGCCGATGATCCGGCTGGCGTGGCCGCTGGTGGTCATCCAACTGTTGCAAGTCGCCTACAACGTTGGCGATACCTTCTGGCTGGGCGCGCTCTCCCCGGACGCCGTCGGGGCGGTGAGCCTCGCCTTTCCGCTCCTCTTCCTCCTGATCTCGATCGGCGCCGGCTTCACGTCGGCTGGCGCGATCTTGATCGCCCAGCACACCGGTGCGAAGAGCGGCGATGCGGGCCTCATAGCGGGCCAGACGCTGTCGTTCGTCTCGCTCGTCGCCATCGGCCTGAGCGCGCTCGGGTTCGTGGCGACCGAGCCGATGCTCGCCGCGTTGCCGGCCGACGCCGAAACCGAGGATGCGATCATCCCGCTGGCCGCCGAGTACCTGCAAGTGTTCTTCCTCGGGCTCCCCCTCCTCTTTGGCTTCTTCGTCTTCGTCGCGCTCATGCGCGGCTACGGCAGCACGCGCGCCCCGATGCGGGTGATGCTCGTCAGCGTCGTCATCAACCTCGTGATCGACCCGCTGCTCATCTTCGGCGTCGGCCCGCTTCCGCGCCTCGAGGTACAGGGAGCGGCCGTCGCGACCCTCATTTCGCGGGGAATCGCGACGGTGATCGGGTTCTACCTGCTGTACTACACCGACGTCGGCCCCGACATTCGGGCAGCCCACCTTCGGCCGCGACGCGAGTACGTCGCGAAGATCACGCGATTGGGGGTTCCGACGGCGCTCGAGCAGTCGATGACGGCACTGGCGCTGGTCGCGATGACGGCGATGGTCGTGACCTTCCCGCCGGCGGTTGTCGCCGCCTATGGGCTGGGCAACCGGCTGGTTTCGCTCGCTTTTCTCCCGGCGATGGGCCTAGGACAGGCCACTGATACGATCGTCGGCCAGAACCTGGGTGCGGGCGAGCCCGACCGGGCGGCGAGGGCGGTCCGGATCGCCGCGGTGGTGATCGCGGGCGTCATGCTCGTGGCCGGTCTCCTCGCCGTCCTCTTCCCGGAGCCGTTCGTTTCGGTATTCGTTACGGCCGATG
This portion of the Natrinema salinisoli genome encodes:
- the smc gene encoding chromosome segregation protein SMC; translated protein: MYIKAIVLDDFKSFGRKTKIPFYEDFTVVTGPNGSGKSNIIDAVLFALGLARTRGIRAEKLTDLIYNPGHEGDDTSSGPREATVEVILDNSEGTLERSQVVNAAGSEDVGDVDEIRIRRRVKETEDNYYSYYYLNDRSVNLSDIQDLLAQAGITPEGYNVVMQGDVTEIINMTPHARREIIDEIAGVAEFDAKKEDAFGELETVQERIDEAELRIEEKRDRLDQLADERREAMRYRRLRREKEEYEGYKKASELEEKRAELESVETEVDDLNDELADLRRELDEREGKVVRLQEDLEDLNAEIERKGEDEQLRIKSEIEEIKGDISRLEDKIEASEDQIEDAESERREAFVQIDRKQETIDDLADEMREHKLEKASIKSEIQEREAERDELEAEIEAVDTEFDELKADLAERKEELEEAKTERNDLQREQDRLLDEARRRSNAIEEKESTIEERREKIPEIESQRSDLERELEKAERNRENIAEVVDDLKSEKRRLQSDIDELDDDIQAKQQEYAELEANAGESGDSSFGRAVTTILNSGIDGVHGAVAQLGTVAGEYAVACETAAGGRLANVVVDDDVIGQQCIEHLKSRNAGRATFLPMTDMSQRRLPSAPSDPGVVDFAYNLVDFDDQYEGIFSYVLGDTLVVEDIETARSYMGDYRMVTLDGDLVEKSGAMTGGSGGGSRYSFTGGGEGQLERVAKQITEFQEEREALREDLRGVEERLDDARDRKSDAADEVRSIESELEGLDDDRESIEAEIERLEDDLEDLREERESVDERMNEISAEIDAKTATVEKLEAEIDDLETELADSKIPELTDQIEELEAEIDEREDRIQELDNELNELSLEKEYAEDAIEDLHDDIEAAQNRKAEHEDRIEEYEAEIETKREGLEEKREAVAELEEELTELKGERSDLKEELSEARTERDKQQDRVNTVESKLEDARERASSLEWEIESLESEVGNYDPEDVPDHETVLEMIDILQSDMEAMEPVNMLAIDEYDEVRSDLDDLEEGKATLVEEADGIRDRIEQYETQKKQTFMDAYDAIATHFTEIFEKLSEGTGSLHLEDEEDPFDGGLTMKAQPGDKPIQRLDAMSGGEKSLTALAFIFAIQRHNPAPFYALDEIDAFLDAVNAERVGEMVEELAGDAQFVVVSHRSAMLDRSERAIGVTMQQDNVSAVTGIDLSSGEVPADD
- a CDS encoding segregation and condensation protein A; protein product: MTSEEPEEPEATQGSSETRTGNEVTRERRESRSDSTKPSGERSDPRAPERTLRTDGGDEIPLNIAGHEDRERPGDSSPDAESNDGDDRDRELGDESGESVLEFTDVETADGDDSDEDEEEVEPVELLVQLAKDGEIDPWDIDIVAVTDKFLDALDDVDLRTSGRALFYASVLLRMKSDELFAVDEPEEEDLPPWEAPFADDGAMDADGDDEREYPPGFDPVENLEAEMERRLERKHARGKPETLDELVRELRTAERDSWWKESRSYDTSDSPKGYDRGVQELNYHSGDDFRVDDEPTSDDVTHTTHEEDIEAVIEDVEGELEHQYEKGRDEVLYAEIDEVGGSRVMTYLALLFLAHRGRVTLEQDELFGDLWVRDATVESEASEAIAG
- the mtnP gene encoding S-methyl-5'-thioadenosine phosphorylase, with the protein product MTIGVIGGSGIYEALPLENTRKEEILTPYGEPSEAVTLGELGGREVAFLPRHGSDHQHPPTDAAYRANIYALKSVGVDRVIATNAVGSLREDLPPRTLVVPDQIFDRTKHRTPTFFGDGMVVHMGFADPYCPEMVSHLATAAEEATDDGTKTQEDGTYVCIEGPQYSTRAESEFYRDQGWDIVGMTAIPEAKLAREAELSYATVAGVTDYDVWKDDNEVTLDEVLENAAANQDAINAVVERAIRTMPDDFESDAWSALEGTINTPQEAIPEETLERVDLLAGEYLD
- a CDS encoding MATE family efflux transporter; its protein translation is MSFDEESTGGLTDGPLVRPMIRLAWPLVVIQLLQVAYNVGDTFWLGALSPDAVGAVSLAFPLLFLLISIGAGFTSAGAILIAQHTGAKSGDAGLIAGQTLSFVSLVAIGLSALGFVATEPMLAALPADAETEDAIIPLAAEYLQVFFLGLPLLFGFFVFVALMRGYGSTRAPMRVMLVSVVINLVIDPLLIFGVGPLPRLEVQGAAVATLISRGIATVIGFYLLYYTDVGPDIRAAHLRPRREYVAKITRLGVPTALEQSMTALALVAMTAMVVTFPPAVVAAYGLGNRLVSLAFLPAMGLGQATDTIVGQNLGAGEPDRAARAVRIAAVVIAGVMLVAGLLAVLFPEPFVSVFVTADAAGKAATIDYGVTYLRFAAVGFAFMGVLQVIQGGFRGAGNTKTALAFAVFGLWVVRVPVTYYLLFVAEWGPTGIWTGVVVGDIVGAVAAVAWFTRGTWKESIVEADDDGEQTTTDGPAETTEVEPTAE